One window from the genome of Moorena sp. SIOASIH encodes:
- a CDS encoding aspartyl/asparaginyl beta-hydroxylase domain-containing protein encodes MFSETIGIIRDLPTGFSHDAAKEIEQATSLPWQENSYREYTSQGYEVCSLFSKSGDSTDTIIDDCSPKPTPELDKLPTIRSFLEHCNLSLMWVRLNKLAPGACFWEHRDYSELSEKQKVRLHVPISTSPDSYMVFQDTSVHLKPDTLWLLRPDSDVHGFINGSSVRIHLIIDAYLNNELSNEIDQVYLPEESLTLLPEPTPETYNKQLSLAARLVDDNREQDAEELLLKTFLQYNQPLGFSYDLVVSLYEKYSRGKKVQEWITRKYRFLHQEELQNVKNK; translated from the coding sequence ATGTTTAGTGAAACTATCGGAATTATTCGGGATTTGCCAACTGGATTTTCCCATGATGCCGCCAAAGAAATTGAGCAAGCAACTTCTCTGCCATGGCAAGAAAATTCTTACCGTGAGTATACAAGTCAGGGATATGAAGTTTGTTCACTCTTTAGTAAAAGTGGAGACTCCACCGATACAATTATTGACGATTGCAGCCCAAAACCAACTCCTGAACTTGATAAATTGCCAACAATACGTTCATTTTTAGAGCATTGCAATCTATCGTTGATGTGGGTTCGATTAAACAAGCTTGCTCCAGGTGCTTGCTTTTGGGAACATCGAGATTATTCTGAACTCTCTGAGAAGCAGAAAGTCAGGCTGCATGTACCAATTTCTACATCACCAGATAGCTATATGGTTTTTCAAGATACATCAGTTCACTTGAAGCCAGATACTCTCTGGCTTTTACGACCTGATTCTGATGTACATGGTTTTATAAATGGAAGCTCTGTAAGAATCCATTTAATCATAGATGCTTACCTAAACAATGAACTCAGTAATGAAATTGATCAGGTATATTTACCTGAAGAAAGTTTGACCCTACTGCCTGAGCCAACCCCTGAGACCTACAATAAACAACTTAGCCTTGCTGCTAGACTTGTTGATGATAATCGAGAACAGGATGCTGAAGAATTACTACTTAAAACCTTTTTGCAATACAATCAGCCCTTAGGTTTTTCCTATGACTTAGTTGTAAGTTTGTACGAAAAATATTCTAGGGGTAAAAAGGTGCAGGAATGGATTACTAGAAAGTATCGATTTTTGCATCAAGAAGAACTTCAAAATGTAAAGAATAAATAG
- a CDS encoding DNA-binding protein, which translates to MVVGTTQAASLLGISSQRLRMLLSKDRIKGAKKVGRFWQIPLYDGVPVVTEGRRGPKGTWNQEKHLEATYIHVNEEALKNNHKNQTSLPVFTVKRGERTHYCHEVEIAGACRLVYRPNQAESISDSVWLQVDPNVPVTTKVFTGSEDLDDKLEESQDSLDATV; encoded by the coding sequence ATGGTTGTCGGTACAACACAAGCTGCATCTCTGCTGGGTATATCGTCTCAGCGACTGCGGATGCTATTAAGTAAAGATCGCATCAAAGGAGCCAAAAAAGTTGGTCGGTTTTGGCAGATTCCATTATATGATGGTGTGCCAGTGGTCACGGAAGGTCGTAGGGGACCAAAAGGTACATGGAATCAGGAGAAACATCTGGAAGCTACCTATATCCACGTTAATGAGGAAGCGTTAAAGAACAATCACAAGAACCAGACATCTTTGCCAGTGTTTACTGTTAAACGGGGTGAGCGGACTCATTACTGTCATGAGGTAGAAATAGCAGGAGCCTGCCGACTGGTTTATAGACCCAATCAAGCTGAGTCTATTAGTGATTCGGTGTGGCTCCAAGTTGACCCTAACGTTCCAGTGACTACTAAAGTGTTTACTGGTAGTGAGGACCTCGACGATAAATTAGAAGAGTCTCAAGATAGCCTTGACGCAACAGTTTAA
- a CDS encoding prolipoprotein diacylglyceryl transferase family protein — translation MEFPVYLGIGSWRIHPHFLFESLGYAIAFRLLLLKSRQDTIAPTQRSSVIVGGMVGALLGAKGLVLLQHCYLAWENWQQFLLLLLQGKTVVGGLLGGLIGVELTKKIIGLKRSTGDVFVYPLIVGTAIGRIGCFLTGLSDRTYGIATTLPWGVDFGDGIYRHPTQLYEIIFLLALIVFLKICTPYQRQEGDLFKCYMVAYLGFRLLMDFLKPDFHLIFGLSAIQIACLLGLFYYSRSQLGKLVSSLGFRE, via the coding sequence ATGGAATTTCCAGTTTATTTAGGGATTGGTTCTTGGCGAATTCATCCCCATTTTTTGTTTGAGTCTTTAGGGTATGCGATCGCATTTCGGTTACTGCTATTGAAGTCTCGCCAGGACACGATTGCTCCAACTCAACGCAGCTCTGTGATTGTGGGGGGCATGGTGGGTGCTTTACTGGGAGCTAAAGGATTAGTATTGCTACAGCATTGTTATCTGGCTTGGGAGAATTGGCAACAATTTCTGTTACTGCTACTTCAGGGAAAAACTGTAGTGGGTGGGTTGCTGGGGGGCTTGATTGGGGTTGAACTGACTAAAAAAATAATCGGTCTTAAGCGCTCAACGGGGGATGTTTTTGTCTATCCCCTAATTGTGGGAACAGCAATCGGACGGATTGGTTGTTTCCTGACGGGATTAAGCGATCGCACTTACGGGATTGCGACCACATTGCCTTGGGGAGTGGATTTCGGTGATGGAATTTATCGACATCCTACCCAACTCTATGAAATTATTTTTTTGCTAGCATTGATAGTCTTTTTAAAGATTTGTACTCCCTATCAACGGCAAGAAGGAGATTTATTTAAGTGTTACATGGTCGCTTATTTAGGATTTCGCTTGTTGATGGATTTTCTTAAGCCTGACTTTCATCTCATCTTCGGGCTAAGTGCTATTCAAATCGCTTGTTTACTTGGTCTTTTTTACTATAGCAGGTCTCAATTGGGTAAGCTAGTTTCGTCCTTGGGTTTTAGGGAGTAG
- a CDS encoding radical SAM protein, whose product MPTRPYLFYALTNSVCSKCLVKVEAKIIFQDESVYLVKHCPTHGREEVLIADDIPYYKQCQDFIKPGEMPLKFNTPIKYGCPYDCGLCPDHEQHSCLTLIEVTDRCNLSCPICYADSGVQDTFPGSHQPRRHRSLGQIEMMLDAVVANEGEPQVIQLSGGEPTIHPEFFEIMDLAKSKPIQHLMINTNGVRIAKDRKFCDRLSQYMPGIEVYLQFDSFSETALLELRGADLRDVRENAIANLNEFNISTTLVVTLKKGLNDQEIGKIIDYALQQKCVRGVTFQPIQAAGRLEGFEAKRDRYTLTEVRRSILEQSPYFKPEDIIPVPCHPDCLAMAYALKLNGKVIPLTGLIDPSKLVEIAPNSVIYEQEEDFKSKLFELFSTSHSPVSSATSLKQLLCCLPMVSVPEGMTYENVFRVMIVQFLDPYNFDVRSVKRSCIHIVHPDGRIIPFDTFNMYYRDGSVSVESVGSVGR is encoded by the coding sequence ATGCCTACTCGACCTTACCTATTTTATGCCTTAACCAATAGTGTGTGTTCAAAATGTTTAGTAAAAGTCGAGGCAAAAATTATTTTTCAGGATGAGAGTGTTTATCTGGTCAAACACTGTCCTACTCATGGTCGTGAAGAGGTTTTAATTGCTGATGATATCCCCTATTACAAGCAATGTCAAGACTTCATTAAACCAGGGGAAATGCCTCTCAAATTCAATACCCCGATTAAGTATGGCTGTCCCTACGATTGCGGATTATGTCCAGACCATGAACAGCATAGCTGCTTAACCCTGATTGAAGTCACAGACCGATGCAATCTCTCCTGTCCCATTTGCTACGCCGATTCTGGTGTTCAAGATACTTTCCCAGGCTCCCATCAACCACGACGCCACCGAAGCTTAGGCCAAATCGAGATGATGTTGGATGCGGTAGTGGCTAATGAAGGTGAACCTCAGGTTATACAGTTGAGTGGCGGTGAACCAACCATTCATCCAGAGTTCTTTGAGATAATGGATTTGGCTAAGAGTAAGCCGATTCAGCATTTAATGATTAATACCAATGGGGTCAGAATTGCTAAGGACCGCAAGTTTTGCGATCGCTTAAGTCAGTATATGCCAGGCATCGAGGTCTATTTGCAATTTGATAGCTTTTCTGAAACAGCGCTCTTGGAGTTAAGGGGAGCGGATTTACGGGATGTCCGGGAAAATGCGATCGCTAATCTCAATGAGTTTAATATCTCCACTACTCTCGTAGTTACCCTCAAAAAAGGGCTAAATGACCAGGAAATTGGCAAAATCATCGACTATGCTCTACAACAGAAGTGTGTGCGGGGTGTAACGTTTCAACCAATTCAGGCCGCTGGTCGTCTAGAGGGATTTGAAGCAAAACGCGATCGCTACACTCTCACAGAAGTTCGTCGGTCAATTTTGGAACAGAGCCCCTATTTTAAACCAGAAGATATCATACCAGTGCCCTGTCATCCCGACTGTTTAGCCATGGCCTACGCCTTGAAACTCAATGGCAAAGTCATCCCCCTCACAGGACTAATTGACCCGAGCAAGTTAGTTGAAATTGCACCGAATAGCGTCATTTACGAACAAGAAGAAGACTTCAAGAGTAAGCTTTTTGAGCTATTTTCCACCAGTCATTCCCCAGTCTCTTCAGCAACGTCCTTAAAACAGTTACTCTGTTGTTTACCCATGGTATCCGTACCAGAAGGGATGACCTATGAAAATGTGTTTCGGGTGATGATTGTCCAGTTTCTTGACCCTTATAATTTTGATGTGCGCTCTGTCAAACGCTCCTGTATTCACATTGTCCATCCCGATGGGCGAATCATTCCCTTTGATACCTTTAATATGTATTATCGGGACGGGAGTGTGAGTGTGGAGAGTGTCGGAAGTGTGGGGAGATAG
- a CDS encoding transposase, with the protein MFLNPEQRTTVRQWFGVSRYVFNKTVKILQAGVVKANWKAIKTGILNDLPEWCKTVPYQIKSIAIKDACTAVREAKKKYKKTAQINRVRFRSRKNPVQSCYIPKSAVSAKGVYHTKLGQLTFAETLPDNICDCRLTSTNGDYYLVAPYKTARIKTENQGRVVALDPGVRTFLTFFSETSVGKIGHGDFSRIQRLCQHLDNLISKIAKAKGKQKRRMRKAARRMIIRIQNLVNELHHKAARFLVDNFDVILLPTFETSQISKRLNRKLRSKTVRNLLSFAHYRFKEFLKHKATENGKIVVDVCEAYTSKTVSWTGEIVKIGGSKIIKSKIDGRVMDRDINGARGIFLRSRSVAYGHALGDTPWLRNQLALVSQGLPLVDFGS; encoded by the coding sequence GTGTTCCTAAATCCTGAACAACGAACAACAGTTCGTCAGTGGTTTGGAGTGTCCCGTTATGTCTTTAATAAAACCGTCAAAATACTTCAAGCGGGCGTTGTCAAAGCAAACTGGAAGGCCATCAAAACTGGAATATTGAATGACCTACCTGAGTGGTGTAAAACAGTACCTTATCAGATTAAATCTATAGCGATCAAGGACGCTTGCACTGCTGTCAGGGAGGCCAAGAAAAAATACAAAAAAACTGCACAGATCAATCGAGTAAGATTCAGGTCTCGCAAGAATCCTGTTCAGTCCTGTTATATTCCCAAGTCAGCTGTCTCAGCTAAAGGGGTTTACCACACAAAGTTAGGTCAACTGACTTTTGCTGAGACACTTCCCGACAATATCTGTGATTGTCGATTAACTAGCACCAACGGGGATTATTATCTGGTAGCCCCTTACAAGACAGCTCGCATTAAAACCGAAAACCAAGGTAGAGTAGTGGCTTTGGATCCTGGTGTTAGGACTTTCTTGACGTTTTTTAGTGAGACTTCTGTCGGAAAAATTGGCCATGGTGACTTTTCTCGGATTCAACGTTTATGTCAACACTTAGATAATCTGATCTCAAAGATCGCTAAAGCAAAGGGTAAGCAGAAGCGTCGAATGAGAAAAGCCGCTAGAAGGATGATAATCAGAATTCAGAATCTAGTCAACGAACTTCATCATAAGGCAGCTAGGTTTTTAGTTGATAATTTTGATGTAATACTTCTTCCTACATTTGAGACGTCTCAAATATCTAAAAGACTAAATCGAAAGCTAAGATCTAAAACGGTTCGTAATCTGTTGTCTTTTGCCCACTATCGGTTTAAAGAGTTTCTTAAGCATAAAGCAACTGAAAACGGAAAAATAGTTGTCGATGTCTGCGAAGCTTATACCAGTAAAACTGTTAGTTGGACTGGTGAAATAGTTAAAATTGGTGGAAGTAAAATTATCAAATCCAAAATTGATGGTCGAGTGATGGATAGAGACATTAATGGTGCTCGCGGTATATTTCTGCGTTCGCGCAGCGTGGCCTACGGCCATGCTTTGGGAGATACCCCCTGGCTGAGAAATCAGCTTGCATTAGTGAGCCAGGGTTTGCCTTTGGTAGATTTTGGTAGCTAA
- a CDS encoding magnesium chelatase subunit H encodes MFTHVKSTIRHITPEALNGRHLLKVVYVVLEPQYQSALSAAVRSINQNQPDIAIEISGYLIEELRDPENYEDFKRDIAEANIFIASLIFIEDLAEKVVAAVQPHRDRLDAAVVFPSMPKVMRLNKLGSFSMANLGQSKSAIAQFMRKRKKKSGSSFQDSMLKLLQTLPKVLKYMPMDKAQDARNFMLSFQYWLGGSSDNLENFLLMLADKYVFKREKKNSEASVQFKDPVVYPDMGVWHPLAPEMFEDVKEYLNWYSSRQDISTDIKDPLAPCIGLVLQRTHLVTGDDAHYVAMVQELEAMGARVIPIFAGGLDFSKPVDAYFSEEHGKTVVPLVDAVVSLTGFALVGGPARQDHPKAIESLKRLNRPYMVTLPLVFQTTEEWEDSELGLHPIQVALQIAIPELDGAIEPIILSGRDGATGKSIALQDRIESVARRVMKWANLRRKPKLDKKIAITVFSFPPDKGNVGSAAYLDVFGSIYKVMEALKHNGYDVQDLPESAETLMQEVIHDAQAQYASPELNIAHRMSVMEYERFTPYSTRLEENWGPPPGHLNSDGQNLLIYGKHFGNVFIGVQPTFGYEGDPMLLLFSRSASPHHGFAAYYTYLEQIWQADAVLHFGTHGSLEFMPGKQMGMSGDCYPDNLIGSIPNLYYYAANNPSEATIAKRRSYAETISYLTPPAENAGLYKGLKELSELIGSYQTLKDTGRGVPIVNTIMDKCRLVNLDQDIALPEQDAKDLSAEERDTLVGQVYRRLMEIESRLLPCGLHVIGKPPTAEEAIATLVNIANLDRSEDEIIGLPRIIANSIERDIDEIYSNNDQGILADVELLQEITQATRAAVTALVQAQTDTDGRVSKVSKLNFLNLGKKEPWVETLNNLGYTKVDSDAIKPLFDYLEFCLEQIVADNELGAMLQALDGEYVLPGPGGDPIRNPDVLPTGKNIHALDPQSIPTLAAVKSAKIVVDRLLARQKRDNDGAWPETIACVLWGTDNIKTYGESLAQILWMVGVKPVPDALGRVNKLELIPLEELGRPRIDVVVNCSGVFRDLFINQMNLLDQGVKMAAEADEPLEMNFVRKHSLQQAQEMGINLRQAATRVFSNASGSYASNVNLAVENSTWEEESELQNMYLSRKSFAFSSDNPGTMEQSQKIFESALKTADVTFQNLDSSEISLTDVSHYFDSDPTKVVANLRKDGKKPTAYIADTTTANAQVRTLSETVRLDARTKLLNPKWYEGMLNHGYEGVRELSKRLVNTMGWSATADAVDNWVYEDVNTTFIQDEEMRQRLMNLNPNSFRKVVSTLLEVNGRGYWETSESNLQLLRELYQEVEDRIEGIE; translated from the coding sequence ATGTTCACTCACGTCAAGTCCACCATTAGACACATCACCCCAGAAGCCTTGAATGGGCGTCATTTGCTCAAGGTGGTCTATGTCGTGCTAGAACCGCAGTACCAAAGTGCATTATCAGCTGCTGTTCGGTCAATTAATCAAAATCAACCAGATATCGCTATTGAAATCAGCGGCTACCTCATTGAGGAACTCCGTGACCCAGAAAACTATGAAGACTTTAAACGGGATATAGCAGAAGCGAATATCTTTATCGCGTCACTAATTTTCATAGAAGACTTGGCCGAGAAGGTAGTAGCCGCTGTACAACCCCATCGCGATCGCTTGGATGCCGCAGTGGTATTTCCATCAATGCCGAAAGTGATGCGCCTGAATAAATTAGGTAGCTTCTCCATGGCGAATTTGGGTCAATCCAAGAGTGCGATCGCACAATTCATGCGTAAGCGCAAGAAAAAATCTGGGTCTTCCTTCCAAGACAGTATGCTAAAGCTGTTGCAGACCTTACCGAAAGTCCTGAAGTATATGCCCATGGACAAAGCTCAGGATGCTCGCAACTTCATGCTGAGTTTCCAGTATTGGCTGGGGGGGTCTTCTGATAACCTGGAAAACTTCCTGCTGATGCTAGCAGATAAGTATGTATTTAAGCGGGAGAAGAAAAACAGCGAAGCCTCTGTCCAATTCAAAGACCCAGTGGTTTATCCAGATATGGGGGTTTGGCATCCTCTAGCACCAGAAATGTTTGAAGATGTCAAGGAATACCTGAACTGGTATAGTAGCCGTCAGGATATCTCAACAGATATAAAAGACCCTCTTGCTCCCTGTATTGGTTTAGTTCTGCAACGCACTCACCTAGTTACAGGGGATGATGCCCATTATGTAGCCATGGTGCAGGAACTCGAAGCCATGGGAGCAAGGGTGATTCCCATATTTGCTGGTGGTCTGGATTTCTCTAAACCTGTAGATGCCTATTTTTCTGAGGAACATGGCAAAACCGTAGTCCCCTTAGTGGATGCTGTGGTATCTCTAACCGGCTTTGCTCTAGTAGGAGGTCCAGCACGGCAAGACCATCCCAAAGCGATTGAATCCTTAAAACGCCTCAATCGCCCCTATATGGTTACACTTCCCTTAGTCTTCCAAACTACCGAAGAGTGGGAAGATAGTGAATTGGGACTGCACCCGATTCAAGTAGCATTGCAAATTGCCATTCCAGAGCTGGATGGTGCCATTGAACCAATTATCCTATCCGGACGGGATGGCGCAACTGGAAAATCCATTGCGTTACAGGACCGGATTGAATCAGTAGCCCGACGGGTCATGAAATGGGCGAATTTGCGCCGTAAGCCCAAGCTTGATAAGAAAATTGCCATCACAGTCTTTAGCTTTCCCCCAGATAAAGGCAATGTTGGGTCAGCGGCCTATCTTGATGTATTTGGTTCCATCTATAAAGTGATGGAAGCCCTTAAACACAATGGTTATGATGTCCAAGACTTGCCGGAATCTGCTGAGACACTGATGCAAGAGGTGATCCATGATGCCCAAGCTCAGTACGCTAGTCCAGAATTGAATATTGCTCACCGGATGTCGGTGATGGAGTATGAACGGTTTACTCCCTACTCCACTCGCTTAGAGGAAAACTGGGGACCACCACCAGGACATCTTAATAGTGATGGACAAAACTTGTTAATCTACGGCAAGCACTTCGGGAATGTATTCATCGGAGTACAACCTACGTTTGGGTATGAAGGAGACCCAATGCTACTGTTGTTCTCCCGTTCCGCAAGTCCTCACCATGGCTTTGCTGCCTATTACACCTATTTAGAACAAATCTGGCAAGCGGATGCTGTCCTGCACTTCGGAACCCACGGGTCTCTAGAATTTATGCCAGGGAAACAGATGGGGATGTCTGGAGACTGTTATCCAGATAATTTAATTGGTTCTATTCCTAATCTGTACTACTATGCTGCCAATAATCCCAGTGAAGCAACCATTGCCAAGCGCCGCAGCTACGCTGAAACCATATCCTATCTCACTCCACCGGCAGAAAATGCTGGATTATATAAGGGGTTAAAGGAACTCAGTGAGTTAATTGGGTCTTATCAAACTCTAAAAGATACTGGGCGCGGTGTTCCGATTGTTAACACCATTATGGATAAGTGCCGCTTGGTGAATCTCGATCAAGATATTGCGTTGCCCGAGCAAGATGCCAAGGACCTGAGTGCCGAAGAACGGGATACCTTGGTAGGTCAGGTGTACCGCCGTTTGATGGAAATTGAATCAAGGTTGTTACCCTGTGGGTTGCATGTGATTGGTAAGCCACCAACCGCAGAAGAAGCGATCGCAACTCTAGTCAATATTGCTAACTTAGACCGTAGCGAAGACGAAATCATCGGTTTACCCCGGATTATTGCTAACAGTATTGAGCGAGATATTGATGAAATTTACAGCAACAATGACCAAGGCATCTTAGCTGATGTGGAATTGTTGCAAGAGATCACTCAAGCTACCCGTGCTGCTGTTACTGCTCTAGTTCAAGCTCAAACCGACACCGATGGACGAGTCTCTAAAGTCTCTAAGCTCAACTTCCTCAACCTTGGTAAAAAAGAACCGTGGGTAGAAACCTTGAACAATCTAGGATACACCAAAGTAGATTCCGACGCGATCAAGCCTCTGTTTGACTATCTCGAATTCTGTTTAGAGCAGATAGTAGCAGACAATGAACTAGGAGCAATGCTCCAAGCCTTAGATGGGGAATATGTGCTGCCCGGTCCTGGTGGTGACCCGATCCGAAATCCCGATGTGCTACCGACCGGTAAGAATATTCACGCTCTTGACCCCCAATCCATTCCCACCCTAGCAGCGGTGAAATCTGCCAAAATTGTAGTAGACCGACTGTTGGCACGGCAAAAGCGAGATAATGATGGGGCTTGGCCAGAAACCATTGCGTGTGTGCTATGGGGTACGGATAATATTAAGACCTACGGCGAATCCCTAGCCCAAATTCTGTGGATGGTCGGCGTTAAGCCAGTGCCCGATGCCTTGGGACGGGTGAATAAATTAGAACTAATTCCCTTAGAAGAGTTAGGTCGTCCTCGGATTGATGTGGTAGTAAACTGTTCCGGTGTCTTCCGGGATTTGTTCATCAATCAGATGAATTTACTAGACCAAGGGGTGAAAATGGCCGCAGAAGCCGATGAACCCCTGGAAATGAACTTTGTGCGGAAACACAGTTTGCAACAAGCTCAAGAGATGGGGATTAATCTACGGCAAGCTGCGACTCGGGTGTTCTCCAATGCGTCTGGTTCCTATGCCTCCAATGTTAATTTAGCTGTAGAAAACAGCACCTGGGAAGAAGAATCCGAGTTACAGAATATGTATCTCAGTCGCAAGTCCTTTGCCTTCTCTTCCGATAACCCAGGCACCATGGAACAGAGTCAGAAGATTTTTGAGTCCGCCTTGAAAACCGCTGATGTTACCTTCCAGAATCTTGATTCATCGGAAATTAGCCTTACTGATGTTTCTCATTACTTTGACTCTGACCCCACTAAAGTAGTAGCCAACTTGCGGAAGGATGGTAAGAAACCAACCGCTTACATTGCTGATACCACTACAGCTAATGCTCAGGTTCGCACCCTATCAGAAACCGTCCGTTTAGATGCCCGGACTAAGTTACTTAATCCCAAGTGGTACGAAGGCATGTTGAATCATGGCTATGAAGGGGTTCGTGAACTTTCCAAACGCTTAGTGAATACTATGGGTTGGAGTGCAACGGCTGATGCAGTAGATAACTGGGTTTATGAAGATGTGAATACTACCTTTATCCAGGATGAAGAAATGCGTCAGCGGTTAATGAATTTGAATCCGAATTCTTTCCGTAAAGTAGTGTCTACGTTATTAGAAGTTAATGGACGTGGCTATTGGGAAACCAGTGAAAGTAATTTACAGCTGTTGCGCGAATTGTATCAGGAGGTTGAAGATAGGATTGAAGGAATAGAATAG
- a CDS encoding class I SAM-dependent methyltransferase, with the protein MQQDHIEGKIVDGRLGQFHRDVHALTYDPDRLERAYDKHAENYDEFLLELSGDGTSGCSHYTTLFFSKHVPKHKGLRILDAGVGTGIGGVELINLGYNPLSIIGVDLSSKMLAQAQKRGIYEALHHACFPETNEILQPDEFDAVLCAGGFSHAAMPSSAMPEFVRVTRPGGFVVFSVRKSVYDKSDSAISAMIKRLEEERSWKIFAQECGKYLPADGVQAVYFACQVL; encoded by the coding sequence ATGCAACAAGATCATATTGAAGGTAAGATAGTTGACGGTCGTCTTGGACAATTTCACAGAGATGTTCATGCCCTCACTTATGATCCAGATAGGCTAGAGAGAGCATATGATAAGCATGCAGAGAATTACGATGAATTCCTTTTGGAGTTATCTGGAGACGGTACATCTGGCTGTAGCCACTATACAACTCTATTCTTTAGTAAGCACGTGCCAAAACATAAGGGTCTGCGCATCTTGGATGCAGGGGTTGGTACAGGTATTGGTGGAGTTGAACTGATCAATCTCGGTTACAATCCTCTCTCGATCATAGGTGTTGATCTGTCCTCAAAAATGTTAGCGCAAGCACAGAAGCGAGGAATTTATGAGGCACTTCATCATGCCTGCTTCCCAGAAACAAATGAAATTTTGCAGCCAGATGAATTTGACGCAGTGCTATGTGCTGGAGGCTTCAGTCATGCAGCAATGCCATCCTCAGCAATGCCTGAATTTGTAAGAGTCACTCGACCAGGAGGGTTTGTTGTATTTAGTGTTCGCAAATCTGTGTATGACAAGTCTGATTCAGCAATCAGTGCCATGATAAAACGCCTAGAAGAAGAGCGATCCTGGAAGATTTTTGCTCAAGAGTGTGGAAAATATCTACCTGCTGATGGGGTACAAGCAGTTTACTTTGCCTGCCAAGTTCTTTAG
- a CDS encoding IS607 family transposase, producing the protein MALVPLRKAVELTGLSRNTLRKYADNGTIECEKTPGGTRLFNTESLLSFGRRQSRQSTTICYCRVSSNKQKDDLARQIAYLHSLFPEAEIIKDIGSGLNYKRKGLRTILERIVRGDQLTIVVACRDRLTRFGFELIEYLVSLNGGKILVLDQTESCPESELTADLLSIIHVFSCRVHGLRKYGQKIKEDSSVPKS; encoded by the coding sequence ATGGCACTTGTACCACTTCGTAAGGCGGTCGAACTTACGGGACTCTCTAGAAACACCCTGAGGAAGTATGCAGATAATGGGACGATCGAATGCGAAAAAACTCCAGGCGGAACCAGATTGTTTAACACAGAAAGTTTGCTTAGCTTCGGACGACGGCAATCAAGACAGTCAACAACCATCTGCTATTGCCGAGTCAGCAGTAATAAGCAAAAAGACGATCTTGCCAGACAAATCGCCTACTTGCACTCCCTCTTCCCGGAAGCGGAAATCATCAAAGATATCGGATCAGGGCTTAACTACAAAAGGAAAGGGCTTAGAACCATACTGGAACGAATTGTGCGCGGAGATCAACTCACAATTGTTGTTGCCTGTAGAGACCGACTCACCCGATTTGGGTTTGAACTCATTGAGTACTTGGTCAGTCTCAACGGTGGAAAGATCTTGGTTCTCGACCAAACTGAAAGTTGCCCAGAATCAGAACTCACCGCAGATCTTCTCTCCATCATTCACGTCTTCTCTTGCCGCGTCCACGGACTCCGAAAATACGGCCAAAAAATCAAAGAAGATTCGAGTGTTCCTAAATCCTGA